Within the Desulfovibrio oxyclinae DSM 11498 genome, the region ACCAAAGCCAAGGCCGAAATCACGGTTGAAAAGACTGAAACGGTTGAACGGGAAATACCCATCGTCCGGCACAAAAAGGTGCAAAAGCCCGGTAAGCTGGAGTTGATCGGAGAACCGTATGAAATACTGACCGCATCAAACGTGCGCTTCGGCCCTTCCATGGATAGTGATGTGGCCGAAGTGTTGCCCGAAGGCGACAAGGTCCTCGCCGTTGGCAAGGTCAATGGCAAGAACTGGATTCTCATCAACAAGAACCGTCACGCCATCGGATACATTCACGCATCCCTCGTAGGCAAGGAAGGCACCCTGGCCAAGCGCAAGGCTGCCGCCAAGTCTACGGCGGAAAATGATGACGCCAAAGCCGAGACGCAGACTGCGGATGCGCAGAAGGTCATGCAGCCTGCGTACGATCTCGACGCGATGCCTGAAGATATGCAGTCTTCCCGGACCTTGCGCAAGGCCGTGAACCTCGACACCATGGTCGCCAGTTACCCCGACACGCCGGAAACCGACGACTATGTGGCGGAACAGGTCGAAGTGGAAGCGCCCGCCCGCACTCTCAAGATGAAGGTTTCCTCTCCCAAGGGGCAGGAAGAGACCACGGTCGTGGCGAGTAAGGGAACAGACGGCGCATGGGAGATCATCTAGCCATGCGCCCTGTCCGGACAATACTCCCCATCCTGCTGTGCCTGCTGATGTCTTCGGTGGACACGGCAGAGGCGGCATCGTGGCATCGTTTGGCATATTCCAAGAAAATGGGGGCCGACGTCTTTGTGGGCCCGGATGGAAGCGATTGGTGCGCCAAANCCGTCAAGAGCAAGGTTAAGCTGGATTCCGGCAGTCCGCTACGTAGCGGAGGTGTCAAAACTTTTTTGGGAAAAGTGCTCACCGTTATTCGAAACGATTGTCCCGAAGCGGCAAAAGCCGACTTCTCCGTTGTGGACGCGGACGGCGAAGCTTCCCTCGGGAATTACGTAGCTGAATCTTCATCCAACTGGAAAGTGGTGAAGGGAGGTGCGCCCGTTATCGCATCCGCGTCGAGCGAGAAATTTTCCAAAACTGTTCGGAAGGACTCCGCCTTACCCAAAGGGCCGGTGAAGGCCACGTACCTGGGGCTGGTTTCCGGCGTTTTGCAAGGTTCTGCCTCTACTGTGGATAGTGATGACTTCGTGAAAGATTATATCGTAATGGAGCATTACCAAGAGTTTCGCAGGATACGCAAAAATGAAATCGGAATCGCCAAAATGATGGATAAGTATCGGGAGGAAGCCCGGGAATTCTATCATGCTGCGGCGCCAGAATATATTGAACTCAGGATTGACGGAAAACTTGGCAAGTACGACGTCAAAAAAGAGGCATTCGAATTCTCTCCCATCAACAAGGATGCAGGATACGTGCTGGATCGGCCCAGCAAGTGGTGGAATCATCGCATGGGGGAAGCTTTCCCCAAGAAAATCGGAATAAATGTTTTTGGTGGAGAAGCCATAAGCCGTATGGGCATGGCCGAAAGCAGGGCTGAGAAGCTTCTGAAGCGACTTAGATACCGAAGAGTGGATATCGTTGCCGTGGTCAAAGTCGTTAGCCATGACACCTACCCCGGGACTTCCCTGCCGAAATATCGAACCCAGTTGCATTCTCTCAAAGTTCTGGAAAACGGCGGCAAAAAGGTGGTTTACGAGTACCCGGCCTCTTGGGTCGGGGCCAAGGTCGCCAAACTCCGTGAAGAGAAGCGCCGTGCACAGCGGGAGCGTCAGAAGCGACTTGAGACGGAACGGCGTCGTAAAGAAGCTGAAGAGGCCGCGAGACAGGAACGTATTGAACGTGGCGTTGAGCCGATTGCGGCCAGTTGGGATGTGGTGAAGGCTCATTACGATAAACTTCGCTCCGGAAAGAATGATTCTTACATGGTTAACGGAGTGGATACCCGGCGACCTCTGCTAATTGCTTCCGAGTCGGAATACATGGGTGAAACCGTCATTTTCGGTGACGGGCTTATCCCGGAACTGCTCAGGGATAAAGAAATCGCCTATGTGGTCACATCGGATGAAGGGGATGAAAGGATCAAGCTCAAGATTCAGAACTGGCGTGAATTCAGGGAAAAGAGTGTTCCTGAAGCCATTCAGTCCGATTTGAGGGCGTTGCTGAAAGAATACCCAAATGCCTTCACAAAGATGGGGGCAAATGCGTTGTATAAAGCCAAGGCAAGACTTCTTCTGAGTTCCGTCGGGTACGGAGATGATCCGTGGAAAGGTGGAAAGACCCTTGTTCTGCATGTCGATTCGGCCAAGTACGAAGCCAAATTAAGACGGTCCAGCGCTAAAGAGTATTGTCAATGGGAAGTAAAGGCCGAAGAGCCAAAAAAACCGTACATCCAGAAAAGGGATCGGCGAACTGCGAGGCAGCTTGACCTCGCCGGGCTACATGGCGGCATGGAACTCGAAGAAGTGGAGGATGTTCTGGAAGAGCGCTTCGGCATCAAGGCGGAATTCGACGAACAGACCAAGCTGTTGGAGTCCACCTCGCCAATCTCCCTTTCTGAATATAACTCCTTTGGAGACGCCCTCCCGCCGGGAAGGCGTTACTTCAAAGGTCGTTTCGTGAAGACCGGCGAGTCCTTGATGGGCCTTGGTGGGCCGGTCTATTCCCTCAAACAAGCCATGCTGCGCCAGACTGCGACCAAAGAGGAAAAGGAAGCCATAGTCGATGGGCTCATCAAAAAGTTCGGCGAGCCTGACCTGCGAATGGTCAAGGGCGGCGTTCTAGTCTTCAATTGGGGCGAACGGATTACGGATGACCGCTCGAAAATGCCTTCCGGCAAGAATATCAGCCGTCCTGTTTCTGCCTTGGAAGCGCAGATACATCAGTCGATGCGGGGTGTTGTCACCACGCTTATTCTGACCGACGAGCTGTATCTGAAAAAAACCAAGGTCGAAACGCAGACCATATATTGATGACATGGGGCGCTTCTCTTTCGGGAGGAGCGCCCCTTTCATTGTGGGGGAAACATGCGGTGGTCATTGATGGTACTGGGGGCGGCGGCGTTTTTTCTTGTCTCGTTTGCGTATGGGACACCGCCGGAGAAAATCGCCTACTCCAAAACGTATGGAGCCGACGTTTATGTCATGGACCACGGCAAGAACTGGTGTGACTCGAACATTTCTACAATCGCCAGAATGAGGCCTGGAAGCGTCTTGGGCGATCACGCTCTGGATGCCTTTTACAAGATGATAGGCATTATTCTTCAGGATGAATGCCCCAAGGCGCAAAAGACTGGCTTCTTGGTTCTTGGCGCGGACGGGGAGTACTTTTTTGCCGGAGAATGCACACGGGATGACGGCTGGACTCCTGCTCGAACCGGCTTTGGCGTGTCCGAAGGCATTACCTTGATGCGATATCACACGACGATATTTGTGGATGCTATGACCGCTCGACTTTTTCCCGGTTCGTATGCCAACCGTTTAGAATGGTTAGGTATTGGTGGTTTTGTTGTCGTGTTTTTCGCAGCCGTTTTATTTCTTTGCAGGAAAAAGGAACAGCTTTCGACCTTGCAGGACCATGAAAGTGAACCTGAATCGAATCAGGTTGAAGAGGTCGCGCCTTATGAATCTGTCACCGTTGAAGACGGCGGCATGGAATCACCGAAACCGAAACTTGTGGCCTCTACTGTTTTTGCCGAAAGCTATGAAGCGGCTCTGGAAGGAAAACTCAGCGAGGCCCCGAAGGAACGCGCAGGAGATTACGGGGAAGCATTGGTCTTATCCAAAGTAATGCAAGCGGGCGGGGGCATCGTTTACTGGGGGCTTGGCCTGAGCAATCGCGGTAGGAAATGCGAGGTTGATATTCTTATAGTCGCCCCTCATGGGCTGCTTCATGTGGAGGTGAAGAACCTTCGCGGCGTCTGGAAAGTGCTGAGTGAGTATGACGAGCAGGGACGGGTGTGCAGTTCCTGCTGGACGCGTGATGGGGATGGCGATCTAACGATGAGAAGCCCGGTGGAGCAGGCCAATCGAGCACGCACCATTCTGGCCGAAACTGTCAGAAATCTCACCGACTTCTATATTCCGATTCATAGCGTGGTGGTCGCGGCTCACGGCGAGTTCAGCCTGAGCTGTGCGCAGGATGACGGAGTGAAAGTTATGAGCCTTTCCGAATTTGCCGAATTCTACAAGGAGTATGCGCACGGTTCCATCGCTCAACTCAGTGCGGCGCGACGGGGACTTTTCGCTTCACTGGTAGAGCATGTGGCCGGATATGGGCAGCGGCCCGCATTTTTTGATCTGGAACTATTCGAGGAAGGGGCGAGGCAAGTGCCGGATCAGCCCATGTCCATGGAGACGTATGAGAACTACCTTTTCACGAAATTGTCCGAATATTGGAGCCTGAAGACCAGAATCCCGAAGCAGGACGGAATCTGGTTCGGCAACAAGCAGGATATGGCTCCCGCCTCTGTCAAGAACGGTACTCAAGATTAATAGCGTCTGCCTATTCGTACGCCTCCTGCGCGCGTTGCCTGAGCATTTCCCCGAGATCGACATCCTTGTTGGCATAGGTTTGGGCCGAGATGACCTCGCGGACGCTGCCGTTTCGATAGAGGGCAATGGATTCTGCGAAAGATTCCACGTCCTCGCAGTCGTGGGTGACCATGACCATGGGGGTGTCGAATGCATCGAGAACTCGGCAGAGTTCCTTGCGCATACGCAGGCGAAGCGGCTGGTCAAGAGCGGAGAAGGGTTCGTCAAGGAGCAGCAGCCCCGGCGAGGTGGCCAGTGCGCGGGCCAGGGCGGCGCGTTGCTGTTGACCGCCCGAAAGCGCGGAAGGCTTCTGTCCAGCCACGTTTTCCAGGCCGAAGGCCTCCACCAGTTCCGAAATGCGGTTTTGCTGCTGGCGGGTTGGGCGTCTGAACAGAGGTGCCAGTCCGAAGCCGATGTTCTCACGTACGGTCAGGTGCGGGAACAGGGCGTAATCCTGAAAAACATAGCCCAGATGTCGTTTCCTTGCGGGAATGTTGGTCCCGCGCTTGGAATTGAAAAGCGTCCTGCCGTTGCAGCGGATATGACCTTCATCGGGGCTGAGAATTCCGGCGATGGCCTTGAGGGTAAGGGTCTTTCCCGAACCGGAAGGACCGAAGAGCACCAGTGAGCGCGCTTCGGTGGAAAACCGCGAGCGGAGGGTGAACTCGTCACCCCCGCAACGCAGGCGTTTGGTTATATCAATGTCGAACTGCATGGCTACCTGCCTTACGGAGCCTTGAAACCCCGGGCTTCCAGCAATGCGCGGCCTTCACCGCCAAGCACGAAGGCAACGAATTTTCGTGCCGCTTCATCGGATGCCGAATCAAGGACCACGGCTACGGGGTAGGTCACGGGATTCTCCAGCGGCACTTCGGCAACGATGCTGACGTCCTTGCCCGCCTTGACCGCGTCCGTGCGGTAGACGAAACCGCAGTCGATCTCCCCGCGCACGAGATAGTCCAGCACCTGTCTCACGGACTCGCCGAAGATCATCTTGGGCGAGAGGTGATCATAGAGGTCTGCTCCGACAAGAGCGCCCTTGGCGTACTGCCCGGCGGGGACGGTTTCCGGTGTGCCGATGCCGATGCTTTTGACGCTCCGTTTCGTGAGGTCATCGAGCGATGAGACTGACGCGGGGTTGTCCGAGGGCACGGCAAGAACGAGGGCGTTTCGTGCGAACACCGCTACATCGTCTTCCGCGACAAAGCGGTTCTGCACGGCCTTGTTCATCCATTTCGGGTTGGCCGAGGCATAAACATCAGCCGGAGCACCTTGCTCGATCTGTCTGTAGAGCGCGCCGGACGAGGCAAAGTTCATGATGACATCCACCTCGGGGTGCGCTTTCTCGAAGGCCGGTTCCATGTCGCTGAAGGCATCGGTGAGGCTGGCTGCGGCGGAAACGATCAGTTCACGGGCCTGAGCGGTGCCGGGGGCCGAGGTCCACAGGACAAGCGCGACAAGCAATGTGGCGAGGGCGGTGCGTTTCATGGTTTGATCTCCTTTTTATTGTCTGAACTTCGGTTGCAGCAGCTTGCCGGTGATCACCAGAATGACCACGCACACGATGCTGATGATGAGCACGAGCGTATTGGCGAGCGCGTCATTGCCCGCCTGAACCGCGGAGTAGACCGCGAGTGAGAGGGTTTGCGTTCGACCGGGGAGGTTGCCGGCGATCATGAGCGTGGCACCGAACTCGCCCATGGCGCGTGCAAAGGCGAGCATCCCGCCGGAGATGATTCCCCGGAAGGCCAGCGGCAGGGAAACCCGGAGAAAGACCGAAAGTTCGTTCTGGCCGAGAGTTCGGGCCGCGTCTTCGTATCGGGAGCCGACACCTTCCAGTGCGGCGCGGGCTGATTTGAAGACCAGCGGGAAAGCCACGACGGTGGCAGCAATGGTTGCTCCCTGCCATGTGAACATCAGGCTGATACCGAAGCTGTCCTGAAGCCACTGGCCGATGAAACCTCGACGGCCCACCAGCACCAGAATGTAATAGCCGAGCACCGTGGGCGGCATGACGAGTGGCAGCGTGCACAGGGCGTCAAGCAGGTCGCGGCCCGGGAAAGGCCTGCGCGTCAGCAGGAAAGCGGCCGCCACGCCGAGGACCAGCGAAAAGACCACAGCCAGTCCCGACACTTTGAGGGTAAGCAGAAAAGGTGTGATAAATGCCGGGGAGGTCAGGTCTATCCAGATGAAATCCATGTGTCAGCCAGTCAGTTTTCTTGGTTTCGTCCCTGCCATGCGAGGACGCTTTTTGAAGTCTCGGTCTTAATCCCTATGGCTCGGAGGATTAATTCGCAAGCCGGTCACGCGAACGGGTATATCCGTGACCGAACCGTGGAAGGTCTCACGAATTGACATGAGCGCCCGATGGACCTATCCCTTTGGGCTTCTCCGGAAGCGAAACCCGTCCGAAGATTCCACCTGCACCGATTCGGAGCCGTTCATGCGTATCGAACAGAACCTGCATTCCACCTATCCGTCCCTCGGGGAAATCCCCGCCGAGTATCTGTCGGGCCTTCCCAAGGACTGCCCGTTCTATCTCGTGGACGGTGAACTGCTGCGCTGGCAGGGCAAAACCGAACCTGTCCATTCCGCGATGATGGCCAGCGAGAACGGCCTGTTGGCGCCCTTGCATCTCGGTAGCTGTCCCGTTCTGGACGAGAACGCCGCCATGCGCGCGGCAAAGGCGGCTGTGGATGCCTATGGGCGCGGGCTGGGCGAATGGCCCGCCATGACGCAGGGCGAACGCATCCGGCATCTGGAGTGTTTTCTCGAGCGCATGGTCGCCGAGGGGGACGAGATCGTCCGGCTCATGACGCTGGAAATCTGCAAGCCTGTCCGGCAGGCGCGTGGCGAATTCGACCGCACGGTGCAGTATGTACGCGACACCATCGACGCCCTCAGGGAGATGGACGGTGAGGATTCCCGCCGGTTCGAAGGCGACGACATCCTTGCGCGGGTCCGGCGTGCGCCGCTTGGCCCCGTACTCTGCATGGGACCGTACAATTTTCCGTTCAATGAAACCTTCGCCACGCTGATTCCGGCGTTGCTCATGGGCAACACCGCAGTGGTCAAGCTGCCGAAGATCGGGCGCCTTCTTTTTTCGCCGATCCTCGAAGCGTTGCGCGACTGCTTCCCTCGCGGTGTCGTCAATGTCATCACGGGAAATACTGAGTTGGTGCATCCCATCCTGAAATCCGGCTGCGTGGACGTGTTCGCGTTCATCGGATCAAGCGGTGCCGCCAGCGCCCTGCGGGAGCTGCATCCGAGACCGGGCCGCCTGCGCTGCGTGTTCGGGTTGGATGCCAAGAATCAGGCCGTGGTGCTTCAGGATGCGGACATGGATGTTGCCGCTCCCGAGATCC harbors:
- the modB gene encoding molybdate ABC transporter permease subunit, which codes for MDFIWIDLTSPAFITPFLLTLKVSGLAVVFSLVLGVAAAFLLTRRPFPGRDLLDALCTLPLVMPPTVLGYYILVLVGRRGFIGQWLQDSFGISLMFTWQGATIAATVVAFPLVFKSARAALEGVGSRYEDAARTLGQNELSVFLRVSLPLAFRGIISGGMLAFARAMGEFGATLMIAGNLPGRTQTLSLAVYSAVQAGNDALANTLVLIISIVCVVILVITGKLLQPKFRQ
- a CDS encoding ATP-binding cassette domain-containing protein; protein product: MQFDIDITKRLRCGGDEFTLRSRFSTEARSLVLFGPSGSGKTLTLKAIAGILSPDEGHIRCNGRTLFNSKRGTNIPARKRHLGYVFQDYALFPHLTVRENIGFGLAPLFRRPTRQQQNRISELVEAFGLENVAGQKPSALSGGQQQRAALARALATSPGLLLLDEPFSALDQPLRLRMRKELCRVLDAFDTPMVMVTHDCEDVESFAESIALYRNGSVREVISAQTYANKDVDLGEMLRQRAQEAYE
- the modA gene encoding molybdate ABC transporter substrate-binding protein yields the protein MKRTALATLLVALVLWTSAPGTAQARELIVSAAASLTDAFSDMEPAFEKAHPEVDVIMNFASSGALYRQIEQGAPADVYASANPKWMNKAVQNRFVAEDDVAVFARNALVLAVPSDNPASVSSLDDLTKRSVKSIGIGTPETVPAGQYAKGALVGADLYDHLSPKMIFGESVRQVLDYLVRGEIDCGFVYRTDAVKAGKDVSIVAEVPLENPVTYPVAVVLDSASDEAARKFVAFVLGGEGRALLEARGFKAP
- a CDS encoding nuclease-related domain-containing protein; the encoded protein is MRWSLMVLGAAAFFLVSFAYGTPPEKIAYSKTYGADVYVMDHGKNWCDSNISTIARMRPGSVLGDHALDAFYKMIGIILQDECPKAQKTGFLVLGADGEYFFAGECTRDDGWTPARTGFGVSEGITLMRYHTTIFVDAMTARLFPGSYANRLEWLGIGGFVVVFFAAVLFLCRKKEQLSTLQDHESEPESNQVEEVAPYESVTVEDGGMESPKPKLVASTVFAESYEAALEGKLSEAPKERAGDYGEALVLSKVMQAGGGIVYWGLGLSNRGRKCEVDILIVAPHGLLHVEVKNLRGVWKVLSEYDEQGRVCSSCWTRDGDGDLTMRSPVEQANRARTILAETVRNLTDFYIPIHSVVVAAHGEFSLSCAQDDGVKVMSLSEFAEFYKEYAHGSIAQLSAARRGLFASLVEHVAGYGQRPAFFDLELFEEGARQVPDQPMSMETYENYLFTKLSEYWSLKTRIPKQDGIWFGNKQDMAPASVKNGTQD
- a CDS encoding aldehyde dehydrogenase family protein, whose amino-acid sequence is MRIEQNLHSTYPSLGEIPAEYLSGLPKDCPFYLVDGELLRWQGKTEPVHSAMMASENGLLAPLHLGSCPVLDENAAMRAAKAAVDAYGRGLGEWPAMTQGERIRHLECFLERMVAEGDEIVRLMTLEICKPVRQARGEFDRTVQYVRDTIDALREMDGEDSRRFEGDDILARVRRAPLGPVLCMGPYNFPFNETFATLIPALLMGNTAVVKLPKIGRLLFSPILEALRDCFPRGVVNVITGNTELVHPILKSGCVDVFAFIGSSGAASALRELHPRPGRLRCVFGLDAKNQAVVLQDADMDVAAPEILSGSLSFSGQRCTAIKTVFVHQSRADELLERLKAGVGKLKIGMPFDPDVDITPMPEPGRAEYLRDLVDDAVSKGARVINADGGSVLGSLVHPAILYPVDSSMRVYHEEQFGPVVPVVPFDDDRTPVEYQAQSDFGQQVSLFGQNPDRLGRLVDAMSAQVCRVNLNSQCQRGPDTLPFGGRKDSAVGTLSVKDGIRAFSMRTVVASKNTDNNRVLLCALQEGQTSSFLNAEHLK
- a CDS encoding SH3 domain-containing protein, producing the protein MAVGALVGAVAGSFIGKGAGKALAVGIGVLAGGFIGNQIGGYLDEQDRLAVERESTKALSRAKDGETTTWENPDTKAKAEITVEKTETVEREIPIVRHKKVQKPGKLELIGEPYEILTASNVRFGPSMDSDVAEVLPEGDKVLAVGKVNGKNWILINKNRHAIGYIHASLVGKEGTLAKRKAAAKSTAENDDAKAETQTADAQKVMQPAYDLDAMPEDMQSSRTLRKAVNLDTMVASYPDTPETDDYVAEQVEVEAPARTLKMKVSSPKGQEETTVVASKGTDGAWEII